The window ATCGCATTCCGATGAACGGCGAAGTGTTTCAGGTGCGTCGCGCCTGCGTGGTGGGCGCACAGGGCCATTCCGGCCACGGCACCTTTCCCAATGTGATCAGCTGCATGGCCGCCGGCATGGATGTGCTGCCGATTATCACGAAAAAGATCAAATTGGATGAAGCAGAGGCCAACATACGGCTTTTGCAGACCGATCGCAACGAGGTTAAAATCACTGTGCTGCCCTGAGTGCTATCACCAACAAGCACAATCATTTTATCGAGTCCTTTATCAACCCCTGGACTGAATCATTGAACAGAAAAGGAGTGCGTCATGGCTAACTGGCTTTCAACCAATCGACCGGATCTTTTTTTTGAAGATACCAGCGTCGGCCGCCTGAAAAAGAAAATTTGGGAAGCCTCGGACCAGGAAATCGACAAAATTTTGGCTGATTACGAAATCCCTTCTCCGTCCGAGCTGGGCAAGCCCGGATCCTATATTCAGAACACCATCCGCCATCAGGTGGTGGAAAACCGCAAGAAGAACGACCTCGTCTTCATTCCCATCGGCTGCACAGAACAGCACGGCGATCATACAGTCTCCAGCCTGGATACGTTTATGGTGACGCAGATTCTGGAGGGCGTTCGGCGTTTCACCGCCAAGAGCGGCAAGCCCTGCAATCTGGCTTATACGCCGTTGAACTATGGCGGTCACCCCCATCATCACATCGGCATGCCGGGCACCATCCATCTCGAGGATGATGTGGTGAAAAAGATTTTGATCGACGTCATGGTCGGTTTGTGGAACGACGGCTTTCGCAAGCAGATCCTGGTCAACAACCACGGCCACTCCTGGCTGCTGGAGGCAGCGATTCAAGAACTGCAAAAGACTTGGAATCTGCCGGGCATCTTTCGCACACTGGACTGGCATCGGTCGGTGCGTGAATTTTTCCGAACCAAGAGCCGTGGCGGCGAGTGGGACGATGATTTCGTCCATGCCGAGGAAGCAGAAACTTCGGTCATGCTGCTGCTGGAACCGCGGTTTGTTGAAATGCATTATGCCGAAGAGACGAAGGTGGAGGGTTTTCTGCCCGATGGTCATTTTGACAAAGCGGTGGATCCTTTTGCCCGGCCGAGCCGCTGGTCCGAGGGCCAGGGCCATTCGCCTATCGAGCTGGCCTCTGTGCCGGAAGGCGTGGTGGGTAGGCCGACCCATGGCAGCGCGCAGAAAGCCAAACGAGTGATCGCCGCCATCTGTTCCTATCTGACTCTGGTGAACGATGAGATTCTCACTGCTTTTCCGGCGGGCAAGCTCCCGCCTATCGAAAAGACCACCATGCGGACCGCCAAAGAGATGGAACCCTATTTGAAGGAGCCTTTTACCGAAGGATGGCGGCCCATCTATTCCATTCCTAAAATGGGTTTGTAATTGAATCCAAGACAGGTTTCCATGAAACTGAGCATCGTGCTTTCCACCCAGCCGGCCTCTTTTTCCGCCCTTGCCTACAAAGGGGAATTGGAAAAGAATTTGGCCAAGATACATGCGCTGGGCTACGATGGAGTGGAACTGGCGGTGCGCGATCCGGCGCTGCTGAATCTTGACGAGTTGCGGACGCTGCTCAGCCGGCATCAGCTGCCGGTCGCCGCCATCGGCACCGGGCAGGCGTTTGGTGAAGATGGCTTGTCGTTGACGCATGCGGATGACTCGGTACGCCGCAAAGCGATCCAGCGGTTGCGATCACAGCTGGCGTTGGCCCAATCCCTGAACGCCGTGGTGATCGTTGGATTGCT is drawn from bacterium and contains these coding sequences:
- a CDS encoding alcohol dehydrogenase, which encodes RIPMNGEVFQVRRACVVGAQGHSGHGTFPNVISCMAAGMDVLPIITKKIKLDEAEANIRLLQTDRNEVKITVLP
- a CDS encoding creatininase family protein — translated: MANWLSTNRPDLFFEDTSVGRLKKKIWEASDQEIDKILADYEIPSPSELGKPGSYIQNTIRHQVVENRKKNDLVFIPIGCTEQHGDHTVSSLDTFMVTQILEGVRRFTAKSGKPCNLAYTPLNYGGHPHHHIGMPGTIHLEDDVVKKILIDVMVGLWNDGFRKQILVNNHGHSWLLEAAIQELQKTWNLPGIFRTLDWHRSVREFFRTKSRGGEWDDDFVHAEEAETSVMLLLEPRFVEMHYAEETKVEGFLPDGHFDKAVDPFARPSRWSEGQGHSPIELASVPEGVVGRPTHGSAQKAKRVIAAICSYLTLVNDEILTAFPAGKLPPIEKTTMRTAKEMEPYLKEPFTEGWRPIYSIPKMGL